One region of Xylanimonas ulmi genomic DNA includes:
- a CDS encoding iron chaperone, translating to MAPAMWTLFIRITGDTIWGTLGILLVVLVGLGDVPDATRRAGADRHRLTTTVEGRVPPLALRAPASTVKHGGMGDVTDYLATLEGPEHEAVAHVLDRARALLSEVEEGRSYGMPALRYRGSPLISVMVTKQHLGLYPFSPAALEGVADRLAGFRLTKGSVSFRPEAPLPDDVVDAIVRARAAEIDSKQK from the coding sequence ATGGCCCCTGCGATGTGGACGCTGTTCATCAGGATCACTGGAGACACCATCTGGGGCACGCTCGGGATCCTCCTCGTGGTCCTCGTCGGCCTTGGTGATGTTCCTGACGCTACGCGGCGAGCAGGAGCGGACCGTCACCGCTTGACGACGACGGTGGAGGGGCGGGTGCCGCCGCTCGCGCTGCGTGCACCCGCCTCGACGGTGAAGCATGGCGGCATGGGAGACGTCACCGACTACCTGGCCACGCTCGAGGGACCCGAGCATGAGGCCGTCGCGCACGTGCTCGACCGCGCCCGTGCCCTCCTCTCCGAGGTCGAGGAGGGGCGGTCGTACGGGATGCCGGCGCTGCGCTACCGGGGGAGCCCGCTGATCTCGGTCATGGTGACCAAGCAGCACCTGGGGCTGTATCCGTTCAGCCCGGCCGCGCTGGAGGGCGTTGCCGACCGGCTCGCGGGCTTCCGCCTCACCAAGGGCTCGGTGTCGTTCCGGCCGGAGGCCCCGCTGCCCGACGACGTCGTGGACGCCATCGTGCGGGCGAGAGCCGCGGAGATCGACAGCAAGCAGAAATAG
- a CDS encoding Mbeg1-like protein, whose translation MADVLDYLRWRGDVTLAERPFNIVDNLVISALAYLDLDGIVPGPGAGSISIRQAAVRATTHEHRGTDRRLDIVPATLLDDVARTARFADALLSDYRDDSDESLGMQFSALTIQLDDDTTYVTFRGTDNTIMGWREDFAMSFQVMPAQVEAASYLRAVAERTTTPLRVGGHSKGGNLAVYSAMLLPPEHQARLLDVHSNDGPGLSTDLIDRAGLNRISDRITKVVPEWALIGALFENDPPTHVVASDARGLLQHDIMSWQVERASLKEVAEISRRAGVLNGAIDEWLRDATVDDRRDFTNALFGALGAGGARLTTEIAHVDYGSVESVLVALMRSRPQTRRPVALALRVAARTLASADYRAIGRDNRTLRGVGSLALGIFFMALPSLAVQIVGATGVFILAVWGTVRVSRYVARFRTVHNLDWRFITAQALLLGLLLTLIPRLDVLVVPTNLLLGIAFLAHAWGSSRRAFRRWDERPRRRLQGILHLMSGVLATALGIFALTTAGHVQPAFVLQAGVYLSVVGTTEVLVSMRVDILPP comes from the coding sequence GTGGCTGACGTGCTGGACTACCTTCGCTGGCGCGGCGACGTCACGCTGGCGGAACGGCCGTTCAACATCGTCGACAACCTTGTCATCAGCGCGCTCGCGTACCTCGACCTCGACGGCATCGTCCCCGGACCCGGCGCCGGTTCGATCTCGATCAGGCAGGCCGCCGTGCGTGCGACCACCCACGAGCACCGCGGCACCGACCGCCGGCTGGACATCGTGCCGGCGACACTCCTCGACGACGTCGCTCGCACTGCGCGCTTCGCGGATGCGCTCCTGAGCGACTACCGCGACGACTCCGACGAGAGCTTGGGGATGCAGTTCTCGGCCCTGACGATCCAGCTCGACGACGACACGACCTATGTCACCTTCCGCGGCACGGACAACACGATCATGGGGTGGCGCGAGGACTTCGCGATGAGCTTCCAAGTCATGCCGGCGCAGGTCGAAGCCGCTTCCTACCTGCGGGCCGTGGCCGAGCGCACGACGACCCCACTACGCGTCGGCGGGCACTCCAAAGGAGGCAACCTCGCCGTCTACTCCGCCATGCTCCTCCCGCCCGAGCACCAGGCCCGGCTCCTCGACGTCCACAGCAACGACGGGCCCGGGCTCAGCACCGACCTCATCGATCGCGCAGGCCTGAACCGGATCAGCGACCGCATCACGAAAGTCGTCCCCGAGTGGGCGCTCATCGGCGCACTGTTCGAGAACGACCCACCCACCCATGTCGTCGCGAGCGACGCACGAGGACTACTCCAGCACGACATCATGAGCTGGCAGGTCGAGCGCGCCTCTTTGAAAGAGGTCGCCGAGATCTCCCGCCGCGCTGGCGTCCTCAACGGAGCAATCGACGAGTGGTTGCGCGACGCCACCGTCGACGACCGCAGGGACTTCACCAACGCACTCTTCGGCGCGCTCGGTGCGGGGGGCGCACGCCTGACCACCGAGATCGCGCACGTCGACTACGGGAGCGTCGAGTCGGTGCTCGTCGCCCTCATGCGCTCGCGCCCCCAGACACGGCGGCCGGTAGCCCTCGCCCTGCGCGTCGCCGCACGCACCTTGGCCTCAGCCGACTACCGCGCGATCGGGCGCGACAACCGCACCCTGCGCGGCGTCGGCTCCCTGGCCCTGGGCATCTTCTTCATGGCACTGCCCTCGCTCGCCGTGCAGATCGTCGGGGCGACGGGCGTCTTCATCCTCGCCGTCTGGGGAACCGTCCGCGTGAGCCGGTACGTGGCTCGATTCCGCACCGTCCACAACCTCGACTGGCGGTTCATCACGGCCCAGGCCCTGCTGCTGGGCCTGCTGCTCACCCTCATCCCTCGACTGGACGTCCTCGTCGTGCCGACGAACCTGTTGCTCGGCATCGCGTTCCTCGCCCATGCATGGGGTAGCTCTCGGCGGGCGTTTCGTCGGTGGGACGAACGTCCACGTCGGCGCCTACAGGGCATCCTGCACCTGATGAGTGGTGTCCTCGCCACCGCTCTCGGGATCTTCGCGCTCACCACGGCCGGGCACGTCCAGCCGGCCTTCGTCCTGCAGGCCGGCGTATACCTCAGTGTCGTAGGAACCACAGAGGTACTGGTATCCATGCGAGTTGACATCCTCCCGCCCTGA
- a CDS encoding AMP-binding protein gives MNVEDEATPSAELEPHAKLDLCSIRRAGNGISTFSQQVATMSCRLAAAGAGLGVRVAIAIDRASARAVAAWACWSIGAVVVASDPSLRDRRRLRAFRLGEPDILVADSRGLIQTRDLPAPELRIALTGRAGTSSVGPLGDHVRLCDIATDPHHEPRPSHPDADAAILFGPNGNDRGVHYTLADLSSLVKHVLGAGDDRRWSALGARLGTVDTAVSLLWPGLMAHPAASSAG, from the coding sequence ATGAACGTAGAAGACGAGGCGACCCCATCCGCCGAGCTCGAGCCCCACGCCAAACTTGACCTGTGCAGCATTCGCCGAGCCGGGAACGGCATATCGACCTTCTCGCAACAGGTTGCGACGATGTCCTGTCGGTTGGCAGCGGCGGGAGCAGGCCTCGGTGTGAGGGTGGCGATTGCGATCGACAGGGCGAGCGCACGAGCCGTGGCCGCGTGGGCGTGCTGGTCGATCGGTGCCGTCGTGGTGGCCTCAGATCCAAGCCTTCGCGATCGCCGTCGGCTGCGGGCGTTCCGGCTCGGTGAGCCGGACATCCTGGTGGCCGACTCCCGGGGCCTCATCCAGACCCGCGACCTTCCGGCACCCGAGTTACGGATCGCGTTGACCGGACGTGCTGGGACGAGCTCGGTCGGTCCGCTCGGTGACCACGTCCGTCTCTGCGACATCGCCACGGATCCGCACCACGAGCCGCGTCCGTCACACCCTGACGCGGACGCCGCAATCCTGTTCGGCCCGAATGGCAACGACCGGGGGGTGCACTACACGCTCGCCGACCTGTCCTCGCTGGTTAAGCACGTCCTCGGCGCAGGCGATGACCGTCGTTGGTCAGCGCTCGGCGCGCGTCTGGGTACCGTCGACACCGCGGTGTCGCTGCTCTGGCCGGGCCTGATGGCGCACCCCGCAGCATCGTCAGCCGGGTGA
- a CDS encoding MMPL family transporter: MSALARWSVRHRFVVVGIWLLLFAGAGVGVLTAGNAFTDETSAPGTESSTAYALLADAGAGATKASAGTAKIVWHVEDVPIDDPWVVQQVDTLLAEVAEVDGIESVLSPYDDAGAAQLSTETGTAYATLGVADGADTAAVTELVDTFDESAGFDAAAWGSQFHQSFGGAPVELIGVVAALLVLLLVFRSAWAAVLPIATGVAGVALSALVVMLGSHVIDLSSQTTSMGSLIGLGVGIDYALFIVNRHRKALLRGKSVEAAAAEAISTSGRAVIFAGGTVIVALLGLLVLQVGILSGMAVGAAITVALTVASAVTLLPAFLGFMGHRVLSRKQRRALPMDSAVTETAGGVFARWAATVGRRPVAAAVTAGIVMLTLAVPALSIRLGSADASSDPVSSATNRFHVLMADGFGEGFDSPLLLVAQTPDDAARTSFDKLASEITDTPGVASVAAAPTGPDQQIAVLTVTPTTTAQDEGTARLVDTLRSDVIPDAESGTRLQVYVGGTTASNVDFAQLLTSKLPLYLAIIATLGFLLLVLAFRSIVVPLVGALSNLLTMAVSLGAVTAAFQWGWLSGLLGVGGAAPIEPLVPVVVVGIVFGLSMDYQVFLVSRIHEEWSLTRDNHRAIQIGMSETGHVIAAAATIMFLVFASFGTIGFRIIAEMGIGMAVAILADAFIVRLGLMPALMHLIGPRNWWFPRWADRITPQVSIEGEHLSRTVDATQPLATSTR; encoded by the coding sequence ATGTCTGCTCTCGCCCGGTGGTCCGTCAGGCACCGCTTCGTCGTCGTCGGTATCTGGCTCTTGTTGTTTGCGGGTGCCGGTGTCGGGGTCCTCACCGCAGGCAACGCCTTCACCGACGAAACGTCCGCGCCCGGGACCGAGTCGAGCACGGCCTATGCTCTGCTCGCTGACGCGGGAGCGGGCGCGACGAAGGCGAGCGCCGGTACCGCGAAGATCGTGTGGCACGTCGAGGACGTACCGATCGACGACCCGTGGGTCGTCCAACAGGTCGACACCTTGCTGGCCGAAGTGGCCGAGGTTGACGGCATCGAGTCGGTCCTGAGCCCGTACGACGACGCGGGAGCCGCTCAGCTCAGCACGGAGACCGGTACTGCCTACGCCACGCTGGGCGTAGCGGACGGTGCCGACACGGCGGCCGTGACCGAGTTGGTGGACACGTTCGACGAGTCGGCCGGGTTCGATGCCGCAGCCTGGGGCTCGCAGTTCCATCAGTCCTTCGGCGGCGCTCCCGTCGAGCTGATCGGCGTGGTCGCTGCGCTGCTCGTACTGCTCCTGGTCTTCCGCTCGGCCTGGGCCGCAGTGCTACCAATCGCGACTGGGGTCGCCGGGGTCGCGTTGTCCGCGCTGGTCGTCATGCTTGGCTCCCACGTGATCGACCTGTCCAGCCAGACCACGTCGATGGGCTCGCTCATCGGGCTCGGGGTCGGCATCGACTACGCCCTGTTCATCGTGAACCGCCATCGCAAGGCGCTGCTGCGCGGCAAGTCCGTCGAAGCGGCGGCGGCCGAGGCGATCAGCACGTCCGGTCGCGCAGTGATCTTCGCCGGCGGGACGGTCATCGTCGCGCTCTTGGGCCTGCTGGTGCTGCAAGTTGGGATCCTGTCCGGCATGGCCGTGGGAGCGGCGATCACGGTCGCACTCACAGTCGCCTCCGCCGTGACTCTCCTGCCGGCCTTCCTCGGCTTCATGGGGCATCGAGTGCTGAGCCGCAAGCAGCGCCGCGCCCTACCCATGGACAGTGCGGTGACGGAGACGGCCGGCGGCGTGTTCGCGCGCTGGGCTGCGACCGTCGGGCGCCGGCCGGTTGCCGCCGCCGTCACGGCGGGGATCGTCATGCTGACGCTCGCTGTGCCCGCACTGAGCATCCGCCTGGGTTCGGCCGACGCGAGCAGTGACCCCGTCTCCTCCGCCACGAACCGCTTCCACGTCCTCATGGCCGACGGTTTCGGAGAGGGCTTCGACTCTCCGCTGCTGCTCGTGGCCCAGACTCCGGACGACGCTGCTCGTACGAGCTTCGACAAGCTCGCCTCCGAGATCACGGACACGCCCGGAGTCGCGAGCGTCGCCGCTGCCCCGACGGGACCAGATCAGCAGATCGCGGTCCTGACCGTCACACCCACGACCACGGCGCAGGACGAGGGGACGGCCCGACTGGTCGACACCCTGCGGTCCGACGTGATCCCCGACGCAGAGTCCGGAACGAGGCTCCAGGTGTACGTGGGCGGCACGACGGCCTCGAACGTGGACTTCGCGCAGTTGCTCACGTCAAAGCTCCCGTTGTACCTCGCCATCATCGCGACCCTGGGATTCCTGCTGCTCGTCCTCGCGTTCCGCAGCATCGTGGTCCCGCTCGTCGGAGCGCTCAGCAACCTGCTGACGATGGCGGTCTCCCTCGGCGCCGTCACCGCAGCCTTCCAGTGGGGCTGGCTCTCCGGCCTGCTTGGCGTCGGCGGGGCCGCACCGATCGAACCCTTGGTTCCCGTGGTCGTCGTAGGCATCGTGTTCGGGCTCTCCATGGACTACCAGGTGTTCCTCGTGAGCCGAATCCACGAGGAGTGGAGCCTCACCCGGGACAACCACCGCGCCATCCAAATCGGCATGAGCGAGACCGGCCACGTCATCGCCGCCGCCGCAACGATCATGTTCCTGGTCTTCGCCTCGTTCGGCACGATCGGGTTCCGCATCATCGCCGAGATGGGCATCGGCATGGCCGTCGCCATCCTCGCGGACGCCTTCATCGTGCGACTCGGCCTGATGCCAGCCCTGATGCACCTCATCGGCCCTCGCAACTGGTGGTTCCCCCGCTGGGCCGACCGCATCACACCGCAAGTCTCGATCGAAGGAGAGCACCTCAGTCGCACGGTCGACGCCACCCAGCCCTTAGCGACCTCGACGCGATGA
- a CDS encoding response regulator transcription factor yields the protein MNDDVAVTPPVGPEGRAAPIRVLLADDQTLLRSTFRLMLDATPDLEVVGEAATGVEAVARARSDRADVVVMDIRMPEMDGIEATRRITSDDDLAGVRVLVLTTFETEDLVIQAITAGASGYLSKGVEPRAFLDAIRTVAAGDSLLSPLATTALIGRFLGRASGTRSPATSHEDIPPLSAGPALQALTPREREITALVGRGLSNIDIARRLFISPATTKTHVNRAMMKTDSRDRAQLVVFAYENGLVTPGGSA from the coding sequence ATGAACGATGACGTCGCTGTCACACCACCAGTCGGCCCCGAGGGCCGGGCGGCGCCCATCCGCGTTCTGCTCGCAGACGACCAGACCCTGCTGCGCTCGACCTTCCGTCTGATGCTGGACGCGACACCGGACCTCGAGGTCGTCGGCGAGGCCGCCACCGGCGTCGAGGCGGTCGCCCGCGCTCGCTCCGACCGCGCGGACGTCGTCGTGATGGATATCCGCATGCCCGAGATGGACGGCATCGAGGCGACGCGCCGGATCACGTCCGACGACGACCTGGCAGGCGTCAGGGTTCTCGTCCTGACCACCTTCGAGACGGAGGACCTCGTCATCCAGGCGATCACCGCAGGCGCGAGCGGGTACCTCAGCAAAGGCGTCGAGCCTCGTGCGTTCCTCGACGCGATCCGGACCGTCGCAGCGGGCGACTCCCTGCTGTCACCGCTCGCGACCACCGCGCTTATCGGCCGGTTTCTGGGCCGCGCAAGCGGCACTCGTTCGCCGGCGACCTCACATGAGGACATCCCGCCCCTCTCCGCCGGGCCGGCGCTGCAGGCTCTGACCCCGCGCGAGCGGGAGATCACCGCGCTGGTCGGACGAGGACTGTCGAACATCGACATCGCGCGTCGGCTGTTCATCAGCCCGGCGACGACCAAGACCCACGTCAACCGCGCCATGATGAAGACGGACTCGCGCGACCGCGCCCAGCTCGTGGTCTTCGCATACGAGAACGGCCTGGTCACCCCGGGCGGGAGCGCCTGA
- a CDS encoding sensor histidine kinase: MLSVSWLYEGSWKAPDGLLLVFVVGAWAPLAARRPYPLVALVGTAVVECLHIVVLPVDAHGLADAVGLGAYQPVPLATSFAAWTLAARHPGLRGWAPGVVAAAALFVTGLVAGRSGLVTTDFVMLDTVVLATVVGAAQSSRRERIHRQEQARAEHARRAVVDERMRIARELHDALAHRLTLVNAQASVAEYLVEEGQPGAGAAVKDIARHTREALDELRTTVGVLREDGGETTATVEARTPSPGMGDVERLVSEFRASGARITLHLEGEPQPLTTSGDLAGYRIVQESLTNALKHAPGSDIRVHLTWRPDELEIQVVNGLRRDGRQVQGIGSRSGLIGLRERALAAGGRFDSAARDDGGFAVRAHIPTTHPGGTDER, from the coding sequence ATGCTCAGCGTGTCCTGGCTGTACGAGGGCTCGTGGAAGGCGCCCGATGGGCTGCTCCTGGTGTTCGTCGTCGGCGCGTGGGCGCCCCTCGCGGCGCGAAGGCCGTACCCGCTGGTCGCGCTCGTCGGCACGGCCGTGGTCGAGTGTCTGCACATCGTGGTTCTCCCAGTCGACGCCCATGGGCTCGCAGACGCGGTGGGCCTGGGGGCGTACCAGCCCGTCCCGCTCGCGACGTCCTTCGCCGCGTGGACCCTCGCCGCCCGCCACCCCGGGCTTCGTGGCTGGGCGCCCGGGGTCGTGGCCGCCGCGGCGCTGTTTGTCACCGGCCTGGTGGCGGGCAGGTCAGGGCTGGTCACCACCGACTTCGTCATGCTCGACACCGTGGTGCTCGCGACAGTCGTCGGTGCCGCGCAGTCGTCCCGTCGGGAGCGGATCCACCGGCAGGAGCAGGCCCGCGCCGAGCACGCTCGCCGGGCGGTCGTGGACGAGCGGATGCGGATCGCACGCGAGCTGCACGACGCGCTCGCCCACCGCCTGACGCTCGTCAACGCCCAGGCGTCCGTCGCCGAGTACCTGGTCGAGGAGGGACAGCCCGGGGCTGGCGCCGCCGTGAAGGACATCGCCCGACACACCCGCGAGGCGCTGGACGAGTTGCGCACCACCGTTGGTGTGCTGCGCGAGGACGGTGGGGAGACCACGGCGACCGTGGAGGCACGCACACCCTCGCCGGGGATGGGCGATGTCGAGCGACTCGTCTCCGAGTTCCGCGCGTCAGGGGCCCGCATCACCCTCCACCTCGAGGGTGAGCCCCAGCCGCTGACCACGAGCGGGGACCTCGCCGGATACCGCATCGTCCAGGAATCCCTGACGAACGCGCTCAAGCACGCACCCGGGTCCGACATCCGGGTGCACCTGACCTGGCGACCCGACGAGCTCGAGATCCAGGTCGTCAACGGGCTACGCCGCGATGGCCGGCAGGTGCAAGGTATCGGATCGCGCAGCGGCCTCATCGGGCTGCGCGAACGAGCGCTCGCCGCCGGCGGCCGCTTCGACTCGGCGGCACGCGACGACGGCGGGTTCGCCGTCCGCGCCCACATCCCCACGACGCACCCCGGCGGTACCGATGAACGATGA
- a CDS encoding RNA-guided endonuclease InsQ/TnpB family protein, translating into MSIRARLYPTPAQAEAMVVHCGHARFVWNLAVEQSNMWRRDKGPTPNYVAQAAQLAQARREHAWLGAGSSVVQQAALRDFDRARQSWWKNPHHFSRPTWRKRGVHEGFVIRDLTVTKVNHRWATVHVPKVGAVKFRLTRPRAQVTAATSARVTFKAGRWHVSLVTPPPVFDRKPTGAVTGIDRGVANTIATSESVMGSIPGWTPGEQARYVALQQQLARQVKGSNRRAVTKGKIARLHQRLTDRRTDWIEQTTTTLVREHDLIGIEALNTRGMVRKPAPKPDPENTGVFLPNGAKAKAALNKTIHASCWGKFAKRLHDKAANTPAGAKTLVVEVPARYTSQRCHHCGHTAPENRKNQAEFRCVDCGHEANADTNAAENILSRAITLAAGQAVDPRPRRTVDGRNRGTTTTASTTRERKAV; encoded by the coding sequence TTGAGTATCAGGGCGCGTCTGTATCCGACCCCGGCCCAGGCCGAGGCGATGGTCGTGCACTGCGGGCATGCCAGGTTCGTGTGGAACCTCGCAGTCGAGCAGTCGAACATGTGGCGCCGTGACAAGGGTCCGACCCCGAACTATGTCGCCCAGGCTGCTCAACTCGCTCAGGCCCGCCGTGAGCATGCCTGGTTGGGTGCGGGGTCATCGGTGGTCCAGCAGGCCGCGTTGCGTGACTTCGACCGCGCCCGGCAGTCCTGGTGGAAGAACCCTCACCACTTCTCTCGCCCGACGTGGCGGAAGAGGGGTGTTCATGAGGGGTTCGTGATCCGCGACCTGACCGTCACGAAGGTCAACCACCGGTGGGCCACCGTGCACGTGCCCAAGGTCGGTGCGGTCAAGTTCCGCCTGACCCGCCCCCGGGCTCAGGTCACCGCCGCCACATCAGCACGGGTCACGTTCAAGGCCGGACGCTGGCACGTGTCCCTGGTCACCCCACCTCCTGTGTTCGACCGCAAGCCCACGGGCGCGGTCACCGGGATCGACCGGGGTGTGGCGAACACGATCGCGACCTCGGAGTCGGTCATGGGTTCCATCCCCGGGTGGACGCCCGGGGAGCAGGCCCGCTACGTGGCGTTGCAGCAGCAGTTGGCCCGCCAGGTCAAGGGCTCCAACCGGCGCGCTGTCACCAAGGGCAAGATCGCGCGCCTGCACCAACGCCTGACCGACCGGCGCACCGACTGGATCGAGCAGACCACCACCACCCTCGTGCGCGAGCACGACCTGATCGGGATCGAAGCCCTGAACACCCGGGGCATGGTCCGCAAGCCCGCCCCGAAGCCCGACCCCGAGAACACCGGCGTGTTCCTACCTAACGGCGCGAAGGCCAAGGCTGCCCTCAACAAGACGATCCACGCCTCGTGCTGGGGCAAGTTCGCGAAGCGCCTGCACGACAAGGCCGCAAACACCCCGGCCGGTGCCAAGACCCTGGTGGTCGAGGTGCCCGCCAGATACACGTCCCAGCGTTGCCACCACTGCGGTCACACCGCACCCGAGAACCGCAAGAACCAAGCGGAGTTCCGGTGCGTCGACTGCGGTCACGAGGCGAACGCCGACACCAACGCCGCCGAGAACATCCTGTCTCGCGCGATCACCCTTGCCGCCGGACAGGCGGTAGACCCCCGACCACGTCGGACGGTCGATGGACGCAACCGTGGCACGACCACAACCGCGTCAACCACCCGAGAACGGAAGGCAGTATGA
- a CDS encoding TraM recognition domain-containing protein encodes MDGLSLYFRAMRHLPVSEIRRLAINEDASLRAMGGSERTISSVYGIALAAMNYFSDPTVMMLTSGPPSETVDIASLSFPRRLAVRLDPAYVRNRAMGGSQVRWSAYADPLFSEPLGGRVTFECADARCAAKTGKVTGAWPDDGLCPTCQAAMVDLVTPDPEFSHTDTLTQNGWAYFYLRGMFPADTTYVLLEAVSQTAGTTVETMRFRFDKGYRHADRGRTIVTKPLTGERIVRDGLLTEIAVGGQPRTSVYDQELVAKRDGQAHLEEVATPIVRSTSVRYSQSPKALFMITPPHLDKYARLLLVLLRDMVDLNFEAAYMTRTNQQPDLGTKFMLDEIGNLKSEGNGLRGFETLLSIGLGQRQQFHLILQSLQQLTEIYGGSVESILQSNTANLIFLKSTDTELIERLSKMSGQRHVAYRGSKTVTKDMEDLLQFKSVEGRVSYTMALDTENVILANDLTFLPARNWVVLRSGEYPIWNRDETIMPMAYALLDKQPPVGAPTFSLQNLPSLSNAGAYDPRKDTPNFESALQRICAQALASTQSKAEYQQVAGIDEDEITYMEPDFYAEQVMSLIQANVVGRPSLDETIALLREEFAPWVIGATAQGSTSTASAAGGAASERIMGDSGSGEAAAGAASGQTADKPRGGPALIVDDDEGFPLDFDDYDEPGA; translated from the coding sequence ATGGACGGGCTGAGCCTGTACTTCCGGGCGATGCGCCACCTGCCCGTCTCCGAGATACGTCGGCTGGCCATCAACGAGGACGCCTCGCTGCGCGCCATGGGCGGCTCCGAGCGCACCATCAGCTCCGTGTACGGCATCGCGCTGGCCGCGATGAACTACTTCTCCGACCCGACGGTGATGATGCTGACCTCCGGCCCGCCGTCGGAGACCGTCGACATCGCCAGCCTGTCGTTCCCGCGCCGGCTCGCCGTGCGCCTGGACCCCGCCTACGTGCGCAACAGGGCCATGGGTGGCTCCCAGGTGCGGTGGTCGGCGTACGCCGACCCGCTGTTCTCCGAACCGCTCGGTGGGCGCGTGACGTTCGAGTGCGCCGATGCGAGGTGCGCCGCCAAGACGGGCAAGGTGACCGGCGCGTGGCCCGACGACGGCCTGTGCCCCACGTGCCAGGCGGCGATGGTCGACCTGGTGACGCCGGACCCCGAGTTCAGCCACACGGACACCCTCACCCAGAACGGGTGGGCCTACTTCTATCTACGCGGGATGTTCCCGGCCGACACCACCTACGTGCTGCTCGAGGCCGTCTCCCAGACCGCCGGGACCACGGTCGAGACGATGCGGTTCCGGTTCGACAAGGGCTACCGCCACGCCGACCGCGGCCGGACGATCGTGACCAAGCCGCTGACCGGCGAGCGGATCGTGCGCGACGGGCTGCTCACCGAGATCGCGGTGGGCGGCCAGCCGCGCACCTCGGTGTACGACCAAGAGCTCGTGGCCAAGCGAGACGGCCAGGCCCACCTCGAGGAGGTCGCCACGCCGATCGTGCGCTCGACGTCGGTGCGGTACTCGCAGTCGCCCAAGGCGCTGTTCATGATCACCCCGCCGCACCTGGACAAGTACGCGCGCCTGCTGCTGGTGCTGCTACGAGACATGGTCGACCTCAACTTCGAGGCGGCGTACATGACCCGCACGAACCAGCAGCCGGACCTGGGCACGAAGTTCATGCTCGACGAGATCGGCAACCTCAAGTCCGAGGGCAACGGTCTGCGCGGCTTCGAGACGCTGCTGTCCATCGGTCTCGGCCAGCGCCAGCAGTTCCATCTGATCCTGCAGTCCTTGCAGCAGCTCACCGAGATTTACGGCGGGTCGGTCGAGTCGATCCTGCAGTCCAACACCGCGAACCTGATTTTCCTGAAGTCCACCGACACCGAGCTCATCGAGCGGCTGTCGAAGATGAGCGGGCAGCGCCACGTCGCCTACCGCGGATCGAAGACGGTGACCAAGGACATGGAGGATCTGCTCCAGTTCAAGTCCGTCGAAGGGCGCGTGTCGTACACGATGGCCCTCGACACGGAGAACGTCATTCTCGCCAACGACTTGACGTTCTTGCCTGCCCGTAACTGGGTTGTGCTGCGCAGCGGTGAGTACCCGATCTGGAACCGCGACGAGACCATCATGCCGATGGCGTACGCCCTGCTGGACAAACAGCCGCCCGTCGGGGCGCCGACGTTCTCACTGCAGAACCTGCCGTCGCTGTCGAACGCCGGCGCATATGACCCGCGCAAGGACACCCCGAACTTCGAGTCCGCGCTGCAGCGCATCTGCGCCCAGGCGTTGGCCTCAACCCAGTCCAAGGCCGAGTACCAGCAGGTCGCCGGCATCGACGAGGACGAGATCACCTACATGGAACCGGACTTCTACGCCGAGCAGGTCATGTCGCTGATCCAGGCCAATGTGGTGGGGCGCCCGTCCCTCGACGAGACCATCGCCCTGCTGCGCGAGGAGTTCGCTCCCTGGGTCATCGGCGCGACCGCTCAGGGGTCCACCTCGACGGCGTCGGCGGCCGGCGGCGCCGCCAGCGAGCGGATCATGGGCGACTCGGGGTCTGGCGAGGCCGCCGCGGGAGCCGCGTCCGGCCAGACGGCGGACAAGCCCCGCGGCGGCCCGGCGTTGATCGTCGACGACGACGAGGGGTTCCCCCTGGACTTCGACGACTACGACGAGCCCGGGGCTTGA